The Pseudomonas azotoformans genome has a segment encoding these proteins:
- the murI gene encoding glutamate racemase, with protein sequence MVKGAPIGVFDSGIGGLTVLDEIQQLLPHESLLYVADCGHIPYGEKSPAFILERSRRVAAFFREQGAKAFVIACNTATVAAVADLRLDFPDWPLVGMEPAVKPAAAATRSGVVGVLATTGTLQSAKFAALLDRFATDVKVVTQPCPGLVELIESGDLNSPALRQMLQGYIEPLLSAGCDTIILGCTHYPFLKPLLAQMLPPSITLIDTGAAVARQLKRLLDERDLLADGNPEPAQFWTSGDVYHLRNILPTLWKYPGDVRSFAS encoded by the coding sequence ATGGTTAAGGGCGCGCCAATCGGTGTGTTCGATTCCGGTATCGGCGGGTTGACCGTGCTGGACGAAATCCAGCAACTGCTGCCCCACGAATCACTGCTGTATGTGGCCGATTGTGGGCACATCCCCTACGGTGAGAAAAGCCCGGCATTTATCCTTGAGCGTTCGCGGCGGGTGGCGGCGTTTTTCCGGGAGCAGGGCGCCAAGGCGTTCGTGATTGCCTGTAATACCGCCACGGTCGCCGCCGTTGCCGACTTGCGCCTGGATTTTCCCGATTGGCCGTTGGTAGGCATGGAGCCCGCCGTCAAGCCCGCAGCTGCCGCTACCCGCAGTGGCGTCGTCGGCGTGCTTGCCACCACCGGCACGCTGCAAAGTGCCAAGTTCGCCGCCTTGCTCGACCGCTTCGCCACCGATGTGAAGGTCGTGACCCAGCCGTGCCCGGGCTTGGTCGAGCTGATTGAAAGCGGTGACCTGAACAGCCCAGCCCTGCGCCAGATGTTGCAGGGTTACATCGAACCGCTGCTCAGCGCCGGCTGCGACACCATCATCCTCGGCTGCACCCACTACCCCTTCCTTAAGCCACTCCTGGCGCAGATGCTGCCCCCCAGCATCACCCTCATCGATACCGGCGCCGCCGTAGCCCGCCAGCTCAAGCGTCTGCTGGACGAGCGCGACCTGCTGGCCGACGGCAACCCTGAACCCGCGCAGTTCTGGACCAGCGGCGATGTGTATCACCTAAGAAATATCCTACCGACACTATGGAAATATCCGGGCGATGTGCGAAGCTTCGCTTCGTGA
- a CDS encoding YkgJ family cysteine cluster protein gives MSNIPHTQITEPAVTCSTCAACCCQLEVMLITDTGVPERYIDTDDWGGEVMLRLDDGWCAALDRDTMMCTIYERRPLICREFEMGAPECLTEREGIATAYR, from the coding sequence ATGTCCAACATCCCCCACACCCAAATCACCGAACCCGCCGTCACCTGCTCGACGTGCGCGGCCTGCTGCTGCCAGCTGGAAGTCATGCTGATCACCGACACCGGTGTGCCGGAACGCTATATCGATACCGATGACTGGGGCGGCGAAGTGATGTTGCGTCTGGACGACGGCTGGTGCGCGGCGCTGGATCGGGACACGATGATGTGCACGATCTACGAGCGACGGCCGCTGATCTGCCGGGAGTTCGAGATGGGGGCGCCGGAGTGCCTGACCGAGCGCGAAGGGATCGCAACGGCCTACCGCTGA
- the prfA gene encoding peptide chain release factor 1, producing MKASLLNKLDVLQDRFEELTALLGDGEVISDQAKFRTYSKEYAEVEPIVTTYGQWLKTQADLEGAQALLKDSDPDMREMAVEEVREAKDKLAALEGDLQRMLLPKDPNDGRNVFLEIRAGTGGDEAAIFSGDLFRMYSRYAERRGWRVEILSENEGEHGGYKEVIARVEGDNVYGKLKFESGAHRVQRVPATESQGRIHTSACTVAVLPEPDEQEAIEINPADLRVDTYRSSGAGGQHVNKTDSAIRITHLPSGIVVECQEERSQHKNRARAMSWLSAKLNDQQTSAAANAIASERKLLVGSGDRSERIRTYNFAQGRVTDHRVNLTLYSLDEILAGGVDAVIEPLLAEYQADQLAAIGE from the coding sequence ATGAAAGCGTCACTGCTCAATAAACTGGACGTGCTCCAGGACCGTTTCGAAGAACTGACCGCCTTGCTTGGTGATGGCGAAGTCATCTCTGATCAGGCCAAATTCCGTACGTATTCCAAGGAGTACGCGGAAGTTGAGCCAATTGTGACCACCTATGGGCAGTGGCTTAAAACCCAGGCCGACCTCGAAGGCGCCCAGGCACTGCTCAAGGATAGCGACCCGGACATGCGCGAAATGGCCGTGGAAGAAGTCCGCGAAGCCAAGGACAAGCTGGCTGCGCTGGAAGGCGACCTGCAACGCATGCTGCTGCCCAAAGACCCGAATGACGGACGCAACGTATTCCTTGAAATCCGTGCCGGCACCGGCGGTGACGAGGCGGCGATTTTCTCCGGCGACCTGTTCCGCATGTATTCGCGGTATGCCGAGCGTCGCGGTTGGCGGGTAGAAATCCTCTCCGAGAACGAAGGCGAGCACGGCGGCTATAAAGAAGTCATCGCGCGGGTTGAAGGCGACAACGTCTACGGCAAGCTTAAGTTCGAGTCCGGCGCACACCGCGTACAACGTGTGCCGGCGACCGAGTCCCAGGGCCGAATCCACACCTCGGCGTGCACCGTGGCCGTGCTGCCCGAGCCGGATGAGCAGGAAGCCATCGAGATCAACCCGGCCGACTTGCGCGTCGACACCTACCGCTCGTCGGGCGCTGGCGGTCAGCACGTCAACAAGACCGACTCCGCCATCCGCATCACTCACTTGCCGTCGGGCATCGTGGTGGAATGCCAGGAAGAACGCTCCCAGCACAAGAACCGTGCACGGGCCATGTCCTGGCTGTCGGCCAAACTCAACGACCAGCAGACCAGCGCCGCCGCCAACGCGATTGCCAGCGAACGCAAGCTGTTGGTGGGCTCGGGCGACCGCTCCGAGCGCATCCGTACCTACAACTTTGCCCAGGGCCGGGTCACCGACCACCGGGTCAACCTCACGCTTTACTCCCTGGACGAGATTCTCGCCGGTGGCGTGGACGCCGTGATCGAGCCGTTGCTTGCCGAATACCAGGCCGACCAATTAGCGGCGATAGGTGAATAA
- a CDS encoding DUF2878 domain-containing protein, whose amino-acid sequence MLKTLANAVLFQCGWFACVLGGDSLWLLVGLAALAIHLLWISSWAEDGRLILGVTLLGTLIDTLLRTVGFFQFSEPGPLIPLWLIMLWALLATTLRHCLAWSTQPWWRAALLGSVGGPMSYYAGSQLAGVNFGYSLGASLVALALLWALLFILLANAATKN is encoded by the coding sequence GTGCTTAAGACGCTGGCCAACGCCGTGCTGTTTCAGTGCGGTTGGTTTGCGTGTGTGCTGGGTGGCGACAGTTTGTGGCTTCTCGTTGGGCTGGCTGCGCTGGCGATTCACCTGCTGTGGATAAGTTCGTGGGCTGAGGACGGCAGGTTGATCCTGGGCGTGACCTTATTGGGCACGTTGATAGATACGTTGTTACGCACCGTGGGGTTTTTCCAGTTCAGCGAGCCTGGGCCGTTGATTCCGCTGTGGTTGATAATGCTCTGGGCGTTATTGGCGACCACACTGCGTCATTGCCTGGCCTGGAGCACTCAGCCTTGGTGGCGTGCCGCTTTACTGGGCAGCGTGGGCGGCCCGATGTCTTACTACGCCGGTAGTCAACTTGCCGGGGTGAACTTCGGTTATTCCTTGGGTGCAAGCCTGGTCGCATTGGCACTGCTGTGGGCTTTGCTCTTTATCCTGCTCGCAAACGCTGCCACAAAAAACTGA
- the prmC gene encoding peptide chain release factor N(5)-glutamine methyltransferase, translating into MTIIASLLRAADLPDSPTARLDAELLLAAALGKSRSYLHTWPEKIVSSEHALTFAGYLQRRRSGEPVAYILGQQGFWKLDLEVAPHTLIPRPDTELLVEAALELLPATPAKVLDLGTGSGAIALALASERPAWQVTAVDRVLEAVALAERNRQRLHLNNATVLNSHWFSALQGHAYDLIISNPPYIAANDPHLVAGDVRFEPASALVAGHDGLDDLRLIIKQAPAHLNAGGRLLLEHGYDQAPAVRDLLLSEGFEDVHSRIDLGGHERITLGRRPC; encoded by the coding sequence ATGACCATCATCGCCAGCCTGCTGCGCGCCGCCGACCTGCCTGACTCGCCTACCGCGCGCCTGGATGCCGAATTGTTGCTGGCGGCGGCCCTGGGTAAGTCCCGCAGCTACCTACACACCTGGCCCGAGAAAATCGTCAGCAGCGAACACGCGCTGACGTTTGCCGGCTACCTGCAACGCCGTCGCAGCGGTGAGCCGGTGGCGTATATCCTGGGCCAGCAAGGTTTCTGGAAGCTGGACCTGGAGGTCGCGCCCCACACGCTGATCCCGCGCCCGGACACTGAGTTGCTGGTGGAAGCCGCCTTGGAGTTGTTACCGGCCACGCCCGCCAAGGTCCTTGACCTGGGCACTGGCAGTGGCGCCATCGCCTTGGCCTTGGCCAGCGAACGCCCGGCCTGGCAAGTCACCGCCGTCGACCGTGTGTTGGAAGCCGTGGCCCTGGCCGAGCGCAACCGTCAGCGATTGCACCTTAATAACGCCACTGTGTTGAACAGCCATTGGTTCAGTGCGCTGCAAGGTCATGCCTATGACCTGATCATCAGCAACCCGCCGTACATCGCCGCCAACGATCCGCACCTGGTAGCGGGCGATGTGCGCTTTGAGCCGGCCAGCGCGCTAGTGGCTGGCCATGATGGCTTGGACGACCTGCGCCTGATCATCAAACAGGCCCCCGCTCATCTGAATGCGGGCGGCCGCCTACTGTTGGAGCATGGTTACGATCAGGCCCCGGCTGTGCGCGACCTGCTGCTGAGTGAAGGTTTCGAAGACGTGCACAGCCGCATCGACCTCGGCGGCCACGAGCGCATCACCCTGGGACGCCGGCCGTGCTGA
- a CDS encoding acyloxyacyl hydrolase, translating into MKRLFCLAAIAAAVVGHSVSAQAAGLEFGVGSTSDSTMTYRLGLTSDWDKSWWQSDTGRLTGYWSGAYTYWDGDKRASVSSLSFSPVFVYEFAGERVKPYIEAGIGVAVFSRTKVEDNNIGQAFQFEDRLGFGLRFAGGHEVGIRATHYSNAGISSNNDGVESYSVHYTLPL; encoded by the coding sequence ATGAAGCGCTTGTTCTGTTTGGCCGCGATTGCGGCCGCTGTAGTGGGGCACTCTGTTTCGGCGCAGGCCGCTGGCCTGGAGTTCGGTGTGGGGAGCACCAGCGATTCGACCATGACCTATCGGCTGGGGCTGACATCGGACTGGGACAAAAGCTGGTGGCAGAGCGATACCGGTCGACTGACCGGCTACTGGAGCGGCGCCTACACCTATTGGGACGGTGACAAGCGCGCCAGCGTCAGCAGCCTGTCGTTCTCGCCGGTGTTTGTGTATGAGTTTGCCGGGGAGAGGGTCAAACCGTACATCGAAGCGGGGATTGGCGTGGCGGTGTTCTCGCGCACCAAAGTGGAAGACAACAACATCGGCCAGGCTTTCCAGTTCGAAGACCGCTTGGGTTTCGGCCTGCGCTTTGCGGGCGGACATGAAGTGGGCATTCGTGCCACGCATTATTCCAACGCGGGCATCAGCAGCAACAACGATGGGGTAGAAAGTTACTCGGTGCACTACACCCTACCGCTGTAA
- the hemA gene encoding glutamyl-tRNA reductase: MAFLALGINHKTASVDVRERVAFTPEQLVEALQQLCRLTDSREAAILSTCNRSELYIEQEHLSADVVLRWLADYHHLDLDDLRASAYVHEEDAAVRHMMRVASGLDSLVLGEPQILGQMKSAYAVAREAGTVGPLLGRLFQATFNSAKQVRTDTAIGENPVSVAFAAVSLAKQIFSDLQRSQALLIGAGETITLVARHLHDLGVKRIVVANRTLERASILAEQFGAHAVLLADIPAELVRSDIVISSTASQLPILGKGAVESALKLRKHKPIFMVDIAVPRDIEPEVGELDDVYLYSVDDLHEVVAENLKSRQGAAQAAEEMVSTGAEDFMVRLRELAAVDVLKAYRQQGERLRDEELIKAQRLLANGSSAEEVLMQLARGLTNKLLHAPSVQLKKLTAEGRLDALAMAQELFALGEGASDSSSDKKPQ, from the coding sequence ATGGCCTTCCTCGCACTCGGTATTAACCACAAGACTGCCTCCGTAGACGTGCGCGAGCGCGTGGCGTTTACGCCAGAGCAGTTGGTTGAGGCCCTGCAGCAGCTCTGCCGGCTCACCGACAGTCGCGAAGCTGCGATCCTTTCGACCTGCAATCGCAGCGAGCTTTATATAGAGCAGGAACATCTTTCAGCGGATGTCGTACTGCGCTGGCTCGCCGATTACCACCATTTGGATCTCGACGACCTGCGCGCGAGCGCTTACGTGCACGAAGAGGATGCGGCAGTTCGTCACATGATGCGTGTGGCGTCCGGTCTCGATTCGCTGGTGTTGGGCGAACCGCAGATTCTTGGCCAGATGAAGTCCGCCTATGCCGTGGCGCGCGAGGCCGGTACTGTTGGCCCGTTATTGGGTCGTTTGTTCCAGGCCACCTTCAATTCCGCCAAGCAGGTACGCACTGATACCGCCATCGGTGAAAACCCGGTATCCGTGGCGTTTGCTGCCGTCAGCCTGGCCAAACAGATTTTCAGTGACTTGCAGCGCAGCCAGGCCCTGCTGATCGGCGCCGGCGAGACCATCACCCTGGTCGCCCGCCACCTGCATGACCTGGGCGTGAAGCGCATTGTGGTCGCCAACCGTACCCTGGAGCGGGCGAGCATCCTTGCCGAGCAGTTCGGTGCGCATGCCGTGTTGCTGGCGGATATCCCGGCCGAGCTGGTGCGCAGCGATATCGTCATCAGCTCGACCGCCAGCCAGTTGCCGATCCTGGGCAAGGGCGCGGTCGAGAGCGCCTTGAAGCTGCGCAAGCACAAGCCCATCTTCATGGTGGATATTGCCGTTCCACGGGATATCGAACCCGAAGTCGGCGAGTTGGACGACGTTTACCTCTATAGCGTCGACGATCTGCACGAAGTGGTCGCCGAAAACCTCAAGAGCCGCCAGGGCGCCGCCCAGGCGGCCGAAGAGATGGTCAGCACCGGCGCCGAAGACTTCATGGTGCGCCTGCGTGAATTGGCGGCGGTGGATGTGCTCAAGGCGTATCGTCAGCAAGGCGAACGCCTGCGCGACGAAGAGCTGATCAAGGCCCAGCGTTTGCTGGCCAACGGCAGCAGCGCCGAAGAAGTGCTGATGCAACTGGCGCGCGGTCTCACCAACAAATTACTCCATGCGCCCAGCGTACAATTAAAAAAGCTTACCGCCGAAGGCCGCCTCGATGCGCTGGCCATGGCCCAGGAACTCTTTGCCCTCGGTGAGGGCGCGTCAGATAGCTCTTCGGATAAAAAACCGCAATGA
- a CDS encoding molybdopterin-synthase adenylyltransferase MoeB, whose amino-acid sequence MLTDQELLRYSRQILLQHVDIDGQIRLKNGRALIVGLGGLGAPVALYLAAAGVGELHLADFDTVDLTNLQRQIIHDTDSVGQTKVDSALRRLTAFNPEITLIAHRAALDADSLAAAVEAVDVVLDCSDNFSTREAVNAACVAAGKPLISGAAIRLEGQLSVFDPRRAESPCYHCLYGHGSDTELTCSEAGVVGPLVGLVGSLQALEALKLLAGFGEPLVGRLLLIDALTTRFRELRVKRDPGCSVCGKQHG is encoded by the coding sequence GTGCTGACCGATCAGGAGCTGTTGCGCTATAGCCGACAGATTCTGTTGCAGCATGTCGACATCGACGGCCAAATACGCCTGAAAAATGGCCGAGCCTTGATCGTCGGCCTCGGTGGCCTGGGCGCGCCCGTTGCGCTGTACCTGGCGGCGGCGGGCGTGGGCGAATTGCATCTGGCGGACTTCGACACCGTCGACCTGACCAACCTGCAACGCCAGATCATCCATGACACCGACAGCGTCGGGCAGACCAAAGTCGATTCGGCCCTGCGCCGCCTGACGGCCTTCAACCCCGAAATCACGTTGATTGCCCACCGCGCCGCGCTGGATGCCGATTCACTGGCAGCAGCGGTCGAAGCGGTGGACGTGGTGCTTGATTGCAGTGACAATTTCTCCACCCGCGAAGCGGTCAACGCGGCTTGCGTCGCGGCCGGCAAACCGTTGATCAGCGGTGCCGCCATTCGCCTTGAAGGGCAACTGTCGGTGTTCGATCCGCGCCGCGCCGAGAGCCCGTGCTACCACTGTTTATATGGGCACGGTAGCGATACCGAACTCACCTGCAGCGAAGCCGGCGTGGTCGGCCCGCTGGTGGGGCTGGTCGGTAGCCTGCAAGCGTTGGAAGCCTTGAAACTGCTGGCCGGTTTCGGTGAGCCCCTGGTGGGCCGTTTGTTGCTGATCGATGCCTTGACCACGCGTTTTCGCGAGTTGCGCGTCAAGCGTGACCCCGGTTGCAGCGTGTGCGGGAAGCAACATGGTTAA